In Desulfoplanes formicivorans, the sequence ACACTTTTTTCACACGTTTTTCCCATGAAGCCGGACTTCCCTATCACGATCCTGTCATTGAAGCCCATATTCACATTTCCTTTTCCAAGACACAATCTCCATCCCGCCAGCTTTTCATTCATAAACAACGTGGAAATGCACACATCTTGCCCCTTGTTTCAACAGGCGTTTGCGTGTATGCATTACTTTTCTTTTTGTTCTACGAGCAACAAGGCCATACGCTGCGGTGGTGGCGACCCGATGCGGTCCCCTGCTCTCAGCTTCGCCGTGGTTTTGTCATACAATTTCTCACGTAACCTCAGCCTGGAATACAAGCATGACTGATCACCCATCTCACAAAACAAGCAAGCCGCAACAACCTCTTATCACCCGCGAATCTGCCAAAATGGCTCTTGAGGAACACATCCGGTTCCAGGAATCAGTCAGCTCCAAAAAATATCAGATCCGCGATCGCAAGGGCCGGTTGCAGGAACATTCCTTTACGGACGTCAGAAACCGATTGTGCCGGGAGTTCCTGAAATATTCCCGGTTCGACAAGGAAAAAAACCAGCAGGTCTGCGAAATGATCCAAGCAGGCCGGTTCATTCCGGCCGGTTCCATTTTAAGCGGTCTGGGCAATGAACACAGCAAATGTTCCCTGAGTAACTGCTATCTGGCCAAAATCGAATCCGATTCCCTGGAAGGCATTTTCGAAGCCCAGAAGAAACTGGCCCGGACCTATTCCTACCGTGGAGGAAGCGGGATCGACATCACCATTCTTCGTCCGGCTGGCGACCCCGTGAACAACGCAGCGGTCAGCTCTTCGGGCGCGGTCAGCTTCATGCCCCTTTTCAGTGAACTGACCAATACCATTGGCCAAAACGGCAGACGGGGCGCATTGATGATCTCTCTGGACATCCGGCATCCCGACACCCGCCGCTTCATCTGGAGCAAAAGCAAACCCGAGGAAATTTTCGGTGTCGACTCCCTCACGGGCAAGACCCAGGATGTGTTTGGTGCCAATATCAGCCTCAAGGTTACCGACGCATTCATGCACGCCGTGGAAGAGGATCTCGACTGGACCTTTGTGTTTCCGGAACGTACCCGCATCTCGGCAACGGTCGTGGATGCATCCACCCTGCAGCTTCACCCCGAGGTGTTTGCGGCCCTTGATCCCCAGGTGGATGACCGGATCGAAGCCGAAATCGTCTACAAAGTTACTGCGGTTCAGGCCAGAAATCATACCCTCTCTGTCCAACCGGATCTTCCCTCGGGCGAGGACCTTGCAGCCCTTCCCCAGGGCCAACTGATTTTTTCCGTGTCCCGACGTCGCAAAAAATCATCGGAAATTTTCGATCCTGTTCGATCCGTCTATAACACGTTGTGGGATGGTGATTACAGCCGTTGGCAAGACCTTGGCCTCCCCCTCAAACCCTACTCAACCATCAAGGCCCGCGAACTTCTTGAGGAAATCAGTGCGTCCGCCTGGCAGTCAGGCGACCCCGGCATCCTGTATCTTGATACCACCCAGCGCATGACGCCCGGCACATATATTGATCCTCAACGCCTCAAGCCCATGTCCACCAACCCCTGCGGGGAACAGAGCCTGGGCTACTGGAACAATTGTCTGCTCGGCGCCATGGTGCTGCATCAATACGTAAACAATCCCTTCACCAAGGAAGCCCGGTTCGACACGGAACGTTTCAAAAACGACATTGCTCTGACAGTAGCCTTCATGGACACCATGTCCGATCTGAATCAGGACAAACATCCCCTTGAAGAGCACCGCGAAGCCGACCGGTACGGCAAACGCATCGGCATTGAATTTACCGGGCTTGGTGACATGCTGGCCATGCTGAATATGCGCTACGGCAGCAAAGAATCCATCAGCTTCATAGAGGACATCCTCAGGCTCAAGGCCATCTCCGAAATCGAGGTGAGTGCCGACATCGCCCAGCAACTGGGATGCGTCCCCGCCCTCAAGGACAAGGCCGCCCGGAAACGCTTTCTGGAATGCCCGTATATCACCAACCTGCAACTTCCTCCGCAATTGCAAAAACGCATCCTTGCCCATGGCCTCCGACACACGGCATTCAACACGGTGGGCCCGTCAGGATCCATTTCCATCATGTCTGATAATTGCACCTCGGGCATTGAACCGGTTTTCCTCTTCAGCTACACGCGGGAAACACGGCTTGAAGCGGGCAAGGTTTTCGAATTCACGCACATGCCACCGCTCAAATGGATGGTTGAAACCAACCAGGAAGAGCTGTTCGGCAGGTACACAGCTCAGGAGCTCAAGGAAAAACTCAACTATGTCCAGGCCGACGAGCTCGACTACATGGACCGCATCCGCATGCAGGCCGCCATCCAGAAATTCACGGACAGCTCCATCTCCTCGACCATCAACCTTCCCGAAGAAACCCCCAAGGAAGTCATCTTCCAGATTTATCTCCAAGCCTGGAAACATGGACTCAAAGGGGTAACCATCTTCAGAAACGGCTGTAAAAAAGGAGTGCTGGGCAAGAAGGAAGACAAGAAGGATGCCGAGCCCACCATGCTCGGTCAAAATCCCACCCTGGTGGAACGGGAACTCAAGGATATTGAAATGGCCGAACGCCACCGGGTTATGTGGAAGGGATCCAAGATGTACATCATTGTCTCCCTGGACGAATCAGGCAAACCCATTGAAATTTTCGTCAAGCTCCCCAAGGAAGCCGGTGATATCAACGGGATCTACAATGAACAGGTTTTCCAGGAAAAATACTCCCTGTGGGAAACCATTACCCGGTTGGCCAGCCTGCTCCTTCGCGTGGGTATGCCCATCAATCGGATCATCACCCAGCTGGACCGCTCAAGCTACAATATTATCGACGCGGCCGCCATCATCGCCCGCATACTGCGCCACTATGTATCCCTGGACATGGATGACCAGACCATTGTCTCCAAGGGCCTTGGCGATCCCTGCCCGGAATGTGGCAAAAATGCCTATGTACCCGAAGGGGGCTGCAAGATCTGCAAGGCATGCGGGTACACCACCTGCGGATAGACAAACAAAACACTTCAAAAACGCAAAGGACCGGAGTTACCCACTCCGGTCCTTTTTTTGGTACAAATCAACGCCACCACGATCCCTTGAGTCCTCTGGGAAGCAACCTTTTCCTGTTGCTGCCTTGCTCCTCATCTTGTTGAGGAGAGGTTCAGGTACTCGAGCAGCTCCCGGGCATTCCATTGTTCCCTGACGATCTGCTCCTTGGATGACTTGGCCAGCCGCTTTATCCTGTATTCCACGGCATAGGCCTGGGATTTGGAGAACAGGGCCACGGCATAGGCCAGTTCACGCACCCCCTTGGCCCTGGTGCATCTGGCCCCCTTGCCGGTACAATGTTCCTCAAACCGCTTGAGAACATCAAGGGCCACGCCCGTGTACAGGGAGTTGTCCCTGCACCGAAGCATGTATACATGCCATGTTTGTCCGGTCATGATACGTGGTATTTGCGGCCATCAAGGGCCGCGACAAACTCAACGGCCAATGCAATGGCGTTGCAGGTCAAACATTCGCAGGGATGGCCCGGATTATGGGGGCCAAATCCCCTGGGTCGCAATTCCCGGCACAGGAGGGAATGGAAGCGCTCCTCGAACTGACGGGCAAAGGCATGACACCACCCGGCAATCTCGCGATCCGCATGTCTTCTGTTTCTCCCCCATATCCCAAGAAACATGAGCGGTCCTTCAACCAGCCCGCACTGGGCGCCATATTCCCCGGCCCCGTGCATCCCCGTGGCCGCATCAATGACCTGATCGCAAATCGTCACATTACAAATCTCTCCCAGAACCTTGAGGGAGGCTGCCGCACAATTGATATCATCCTGCCAATAATACACCGAAATGCGTTTTTGAATGAGTTCTTTTTGATCCATACAGCCTGTACCCTGAAGGGATGATCGCCCTACGAGCCTGTTGGCACAACAAAAAAAACGGCCCCAGCAGAGACCGTTTTTTTGTTATTGCATCATGATGTCATTACTTGGTTTCAGGTCGTTACCAGACCTTTTTTCGCTGCTCTTCCATGGCCAGACGCTGTTCCTCAAAGGTGGCAAATCCACCCTGATGCAAAGCATCCTCAACGGTCTGGTTCCAGTCCCAGGCAGCATAGATAATGGGTTTATGGAACACGGCCCTGAAGCTTTCGAGCTCCTGCCGGTAAAAGTTTTCCTGGGAGGATCCAAGGTTATCCCGCAGCTGGTTCATGAGACGGGCATTTTCCCCGTCAAACCACTCGGTCAGGTCCTCGGGAGTAACGTATTTTTTCAGGATATGGCCGTACCCTTCCTTTTGGAGCAAGCCGCGCACCCGTTCAAGGTGCTGTTTCTTGATCCACGAACCCAGCTCTGCAACAGAGATGTTTTCCTGTTCAATGGCGGCCACATCGCGCTTGGTCTGGTCATAGGTATCCGGAACCACGGAAGCCGAAACAATGCCGGCCACACACACAAGACCACGTATGATCTTGCTGTTGGAAACGCCCTGCCCGCAAAAGCCGACCTTTTTCCCGTACTTCTGCCCCGTAAAGATGGTTGTCAGTATTGCCCAGACAACCGCGGGATCCTCTTCGTCATAGATGTGCTGGAGCCTGGAATTGTCACGGTCCGTTCCGAGTACAAGCTGTGTCATGTCATTGGAACCGATGGAAAATCCATCGAATTCCTTGATGAATTCCTTGGCCAGAATGGCATTGCTCGGAATTTCGGACATCTGAATGACCTTGAGGTCATCCTCTCCCGACCGCAAATTATGCACCTGGGCCAGATAATTCTTGAGACTTCTGGCTTCCTCAATGGTCCGGACAAAGGGAAGCATGATGTGCAGATTGCGCCCGCCAAAAGCGCCCCTTGCCAGCTTGAAGGCCTCGAGCTCCCAGTCATGGATGTTCCGAGAAACCCCACGGAAGCCGAGCATGGGGTTGTCTTCCTGGAACTCGAAAAGGATGCCGCCCAGAAGATTCCGGTACTCATTGGTCTTGTAGTCAGTGGTCCGGTAGATGATGCTCTTGCCGTAAAAGGCCATGGCAAACAGCCCCAACCCCTGGGCCAGGGTCTGCACATAAAGTTCCTTACCCGTTCTGTATCCCCTGGCAACCAGCACCTTTCGGATCCGATCGGACAGGGTTTCAAGCATAT encodes:
- a CDS encoding GIY-YIG nuclease family protein → MTGQTWHVYMLRCRDNSLYTGVALDVLKRFEEHCTGKGARCTRAKGVRELAYAVALFSKSQAYAVEYRIKRLAKSSKEQIVREQWNARELLEYLNLSSTR
- a CDS encoding C-GCAxxG-C-C family protein; translation: MDQKELIQKRISVYYWQDDINCAAASLKVLGEICNVTICDQVIDAATGMHGAGEYGAQCGLVEGPLMFLGIWGRNRRHADREIAGWCHAFARQFEERFHSLLCRELRPRGFGPHNPGHPCECLTCNAIALAVEFVAALDGRKYHVS
- a CDS encoding adenosylcobalamin-dependent ribonucleoside-diphosphate reductase codes for the protein MTDHPSHKTSKPQQPLITRESAKMALEEHIRFQESVSSKKYQIRDRKGRLQEHSFTDVRNRLCREFLKYSRFDKEKNQQVCEMIQAGRFIPAGSILSGLGNEHSKCSLSNCYLAKIESDSLEGIFEAQKKLARTYSYRGGSGIDITILRPAGDPVNNAAVSSSGAVSFMPLFSELTNTIGQNGRRGALMISLDIRHPDTRRFIWSKSKPEEIFGVDSLTGKTQDVFGANISLKVTDAFMHAVEEDLDWTFVFPERTRISATVVDASTLQLHPEVFAALDPQVDDRIEAEIVYKVTAVQARNHTLSVQPDLPSGEDLAALPQGQLIFSVSRRRKKSSEIFDPVRSVYNTLWDGDYSRWQDLGLPLKPYSTIKARELLEEISASAWQSGDPGILYLDTTQRMTPGTYIDPQRLKPMSTNPCGEQSLGYWNNCLLGAMVLHQYVNNPFTKEARFDTERFKNDIALTVAFMDTMSDLNQDKHPLEEHREADRYGKRIGIEFTGLGDMLAMLNMRYGSKESISFIEDILRLKAISEIEVSADIAQQLGCVPALKDKAARKRFLECPYITNLQLPPQLQKRILAHGLRHTAFNTVGPSGSISIMSDNCTSGIEPVFLFSYTRETRLEAGKVFEFTHMPPLKWMVETNQEELFGRYTAQELKEKLNYVQADELDYMDRIRMQAAIQKFTDSSISSTINLPEETPKEVIFQIYLQAWKHGLKGVTIFRNGCKKGVLGKKEDKKDAEPTMLGQNPTLVERELKDIEMAERHRVMWKGSKMYIIVSLDESGKPIEIFVKLPKEAGDINGIYNEQVFQEKYSLWETITRLASLLLRVGMPINRIITQLDRSSYNIIDAAAIIARILRHYVSLDMDDQTIVSKGLGDPCPECGKNAYVPEGGCKICKACGYTTCG